TGTGAGAAAAACACATTTGTTTGATTCGACAACAAAGTTTATTAAGAATGACATGCAACAGCGGAGGAATGATGAACTTTTGAGCGGTTACTTTGATGATTCATGCAGAAACAGATATAATTATGAATATAACTAATGATTTTACCAAAATGAACCTCTCTGTGCTTTACAAGGCCTCCAAAGTTGCAAAATGGATTCAGCACCCTCTACAAGAAACTCTTAACGTCAAAATAATAAGTTGTCTGATCTTATCTGCAACAAGAATGATGAGCACTGTGTTCAGTTTGGAGCCTGTCCCTAAGCTCATATAGACTTATCCTTATCTTCATTGCCTTCTATTTGTTTGTTATCTTTGTTCTTGCTAGAAACCTGCATTTGAGAAGCTTGTGTTGTTGTCTCAAGTTAATGTTTaagttttctttccttagtgtagtgcatcaaaattcaacttgtGGTGCTGCTGAAAATATTGGAACTGCTACAAAAACTAATGGCATAATGCATGAACCTGTACGTGATGATAGACCCAATGCATTTAGTAACAACATCTCATCTGTTCTCTCTTGCATACAAACAACAGTTGATATTCTTTCTCAAAGCAGAAAAATTGATGTTCCTCCTAATATGTTTTTGGGCTAGACCTCTAAAATGGGGTTGAGACAAACAATAGATTGGGGGATTATTaagaaagaacctatctatgGTGATATTCTCCGTTTGCCTTTGGTCCTCATGGCAGTTACTTGGAGTCACGTTCTGCAATGGGTGATGCATCTGTTTCGTCATTTAGTAGTGTGGAGTCTAACACACAACCTCTTAATGAACCTCTTCTGGATGCTGACACTACTtcatttggatttcttggggagatgCCTCAAAATTTTGGTTTCTCAGACATAACTGCTAATTTCACTAATAGTTCTGGTATGTGTCTTCCTCTTCCCAGTTTCTCTGTAATTTCACGGCATCTCTGGATTTTG
The genomic region above belongs to Capsicum annuum cultivar UCD-10X-F1 unplaced genomic scaffold, UCD10Xv1.1 ctg71366, whole genome shotgun sequence and contains:
- the LOC124894203 gene encoding uncharacterized protein LOC124894203 encodes the protein HQNSTCGAAENIGTATKTNGIMHEPVRDDRPNAFSNNISSVLSCIQTTVDILSQSRKIDVPPNIYLESRSAMGDASVSSFSSVESNTQPLNEPLLDADTTSFGFLGEMPQNFGFSDITANFTNSS